In the genome of Cryptomeria japonica chromosome 8, Sugi_1.0, whole genome shotgun sequence, one region contains:
- the LOC131038792 gene encoding patatin-like protein 2 encodes MATMRNFSQADGDTITILSIDGGGVRGIIPATLLQCLEEKLQKLDGPDVRIADYFDVIAGTSTGGLVTAMLTAPNEENRPLLAAKDITQFYLNESEKIFPAANRGKVHSAITLFRGPAYDGSYLHDLVKRKVGDVRLDELVTNVVIPTYDTQLLQPTIFSTFEAKRDTSKNAKLSDVCIGTTAAPTFLPPHYFETEYPSGNTRKFNLIDGGVAANNPASLDMVDIYASLIFQSFKTGKNFEPGRNYIRIQDDNLEGDAASTDNSSEKNLKELEKRANYLLKKDVGRVNLETGTFEPAPGKANVSNREDLESFAKRLSDERKSRLSRSSGDRARNDICFLLVLRLIMV; translated from the exons ATGGCAACCATGAGAAACTTCTCACAGGCTGATGGAGATACGATCACCATTCTCAGCATTGACGGAGGAGGTGTCCGGGGGATTATCCCTGcaactctccttcaatgtcttgaGGAAAAGCTTCAG AAACTGGATGGTCCAGACGTTAGAATAGCAGATTATTTCGATGTCATTGCGGGGACAAGCACTGGAGGGCTAGTTACCGCAATGTTAACTGCTCCAAATGAGGAAAACAGACCATTGCTTGCGGCAAAGGACATTACGCAGTTCTATTTGAATGAAAGTGAGAAAATTTTCCCAGCCGCAAA CCGTGGAAAGGTGCATTCAGCAATAACTCTTTTCAGAGGCCCTGCATATGATGGCAGTTATCTGCATGATCTTGTGAAAAGAAAAGTAGGTGATGTTCGACTGGACGAACTAGTAACTAATGTGGTGATCCCAACCTACGATACTCAATTACTACAGCCCACAATTTTCTCTACTTTTGAG GCCAAGCGAGACACATCAAAAAATGCAAAGTTATCAGATGTATGCATTGGTACGACGGCTGCCCCAACATTTCTTCCTCCTCATTATTTTGAAACAGAATACCCCTCCGGCAA CACCAGAAAGTTCaacctgatagatggaggagtggcTGCTAACAATCCAG CAAGTTTAGATATGGTGGACATTTACGCCTCCTTAATCTTCCAATCCTTTAAGACTGGAAAGAACTTTGAGCCTGGAAGGAACTATATCAGAATTCAG GATGACAACTTGGAGGGAGATGCAGCCTCTACTGATAACTCTTCTGAGAAAAATCTTAAGGAACTTGAAAAGAGAGCCAATTATCTCCTGAAAAAGGATGTTGGCAGAGTCAATTTAGAGACGGGAACGTTTGAGCCAGCTCCTGGTAAGGCTAATGTTAGCAACAGAGAAGACTTGGAGAG CTTTGCTAAGAGACTCTCGGACGAAAGAAAGTCGCGACTCTCGCGATCATCTGGTGACAGAGCTCGTAATGATAT CTGTTTTCTTCTTGTGTTACGTTTAATCATGGTGTAG